The following are encoded together in the Coleofasciculus chthonoplastes PCC 7420 genome:
- the der gene encoding ribosome biogenesis GTPase Der, translated as MVLPVVAVIGRPNVGKSTLVNRLAGVMDAIVHDQPGVTRDRTYRPAFWQDRDYSIVDTGGLVFDDDTEFLPLIREQAMAALSEASAAILVVDGQMGPTAADYAIADWLRQHPVPVVLAVNKCESPQQGLIQAAEFWELGLGEPFPVSAIHGAGTGELLDQLITHLPTVGMLPDTSEINVAIVGRPNVGKSSLLNALTGEKRAIVSSVSGTTRDAIDMIVERPGNPETETESQLYRLIDTAGIRRKKNVEYGPEFFGINRAFKAIRRADVVLFVVDALDGVTEQDQKLAGRIAEDGRAAVILVNKWDAIEKDTYTIYEYEKLLKNRLYFVEWAPMIFVSALTGKRVDKILDLVDTVAAEHQRRVSTSVINEVLAEAINWHSPPTNRQGRQGKIYYGTQVKSKPPTIALFVNDPKRFNENYRRYIERQFRQQLGFTGTPLRLLWRGKKVRDVESSNANRAVRV; from the coding sequence ATGGTTTTGCCAGTAGTTGCTGTAATCGGACGCCCGAATGTGGGCAAATCAACGCTTGTCAATCGGTTAGCCGGGGTGATGGATGCGATTGTCCATGATCAACCGGGAGTTACCCGCGATCGCACTTATCGACCCGCGTTCTGGCAAGACCGAGATTACTCGATTGTAGACACCGGGGGTTTGGTTTTTGATGATGATACCGAATTTCTGCCCCTGATTCGAGAACAGGCAATGGCAGCCCTCAGCGAAGCCAGCGCCGCTATATTAGTGGTCGATGGTCAAATGGGTCCCACCGCCGCCGATTATGCGATCGCAGATTGGCTACGCCAGCACCCTGTCCCGGTTGTTCTGGCTGTAAACAAGTGCGAATCACCTCAACAAGGACTAATCCAAGCGGCTGAGTTTTGGGAACTCGGTTTAGGCGAACCTTTCCCCGTCTCTGCGATTCACGGTGCAGGAACCGGGGAACTCTTGGATCAACTGATTACCCATTTGCCCACGGTGGGAATGCTTCCCGACACCTCAGAAATCAACGTGGCGATTGTCGGACGTCCGAATGTGGGTAAATCTAGTCTATTAAATGCCCTGACGGGAGAAAAACGGGCGATCGTCAGTTCCGTTTCGGGTACGACCCGCGATGCCATTGATATGATTGTCGAACGCCCCGGAAACCCAGAAACCGAGACTGAATCTCAACTCTATCGTCTTATTGATACCGCAGGCATTCGCAGGAAAAAAAATGTCGAATATGGACCGGAATTTTTTGGCATTAACCGCGCCTTCAAAGCCATTCGCCGTGCTGATGTGGTTCTCTTCGTGGTTGATGCCCTAGATGGTGTTACCGAACAAGACCAAAAACTTGCTGGACGCATTGCTGAAGACGGACGGGCGGCGGTTATCTTGGTCAACAAATGGGATGCGATTGAAAAAGATACCTATACGATCTATGAATACGAAAAACTGCTGAAAAATCGCCTCTATTTTGTTGAATGGGCACCAATGATTTTTGTCAGCGCCTTAACCGGAAAACGAGTAGACAAAATTCTCGATTTAGTGGATACTGTTGCCGCAGAACACCAGCGCCGCGTCAGTACGTCTGTGATTAATGAAGTGCTTGCAGAAGCCATTAACTGGCATTCCCCGCCCACCAACCGCCAAGGACGCCAAGGCAAAATTTACTACGGCACCCAGGTTAAAAGTAAACCCCCAACAATTGCCCTGTTTGTCAATGATCCGAAACGATTTAATGAAAACTATCGCCGCTATATTGAGCGTCAATTTCGCCAACAACTGGGTTTTACAGGGACACCCTTGCGTCTATTATGGCGCGGTAAGAAAGTCCGCGATGTTGAAAGCAGCAATGCTAATCGAGCCGTTCGGGTTTAA
- a CDS encoding DUF3598 family protein yields the protein MIFSDKNIIVKDKNMNNGDRIEKEGLSQTTPSEAKIFQQWHRFIADHGFVWKGILSRYDGKGRLTEVLNSTRKFTPASDASEIEHYLCFINRDDPEKVMEKRWMIEKCGPGIIHPVDPDSTIMFSSQSSGIMSRPGREYAEIYLIEGNRRVSTVISYYPDSYEEINKRCGLANISLFREVKQEESSFPWSEEKLEITNREYPSVQVINSSMLRFGTFDEIPVSNESVDWFAEERLIFDFPDGVSLNIPKTLKSVDKNNLILSWKYSHNQIKRAIAQFSDDTRGADLITLECVIV from the coding sequence GTGATATTTTCAGATAAGAATATTATTGTCAAAGACAAGAACATGAATAATGGCGATCGCATTGAAAAAGAAGGGTTATCTCAGACCACCCCATCAGAAGCAAAAATTTTCCAACAATGGCATCGCTTTATTGCCGATCATGGATTTGTCTGGAAGGGAATTCTTTCCCGGTACGATGGAAAAGGCAGACTAACTGAAGTCCTGAATTCCACGAGAAAATTTACTCCGGCATCGGATGCATCTGAAATTGAACACTATCTGTGTTTTATTAATCGTGACGACCCCGAAAAAGTCATGGAAAAGCGCTGGATGATTGAAAAATGTGGACCCGGTATTATTCATCCTGTTGATCCAGATTCAACGATAATGTTTTCATCTCAATCGAGTGGAATTATGAGTAGACCAGGCAGGGAATATGCGGAAATCTACTTAATTGAAGGAAATCGTCGCGTGAGTACAGTTATTTCTTATTATCCGGATAGCTATGAAGAAATAAACAAGAGATGCGGACTTGCGAATATTTCCTTATTCCGCGAGGTAAAGCAAGAAGAATCCTCCTTCCCTTGGTCTGAGGAAAAACTAGAAATCACGAATCGGGAATATCCCAGTGTACAAGTAATCAACAGTTCAATGTTGCGGTTTGGTACTTTTGATGAAATTCCGGTGTCCAATGAGTCTGTAGATTGGTTTGCCGAAGAGCGATTAATCTTTGATTTTCCCGACGGGGTTTCACTAAATATACCGAAAACCCTTAAGTCGGTTGATAAAAATAATCTCATTCTTAGCTGGAAATACAGTCACAATCAGATCAAGAGGGCGATCGCTCAATTCAGTGACGATACCCGTGGAGCTGATTTGATTACACTTGAATGTGTGATTGTATAG
- a CDS encoding Nif11-like leader peptide family natural product precursor, which translates to MAKEQVAKLFRDAKANPALREELSAAPNVDAFIEMAKERGYDFTVEEWQEMTGFSVEEVEGKLSEIPGL; encoded by the coding sequence ATGGCGAAGGAGCAAGTGGCGAAGCTGTTTCGAGATGCTAAAGCGAACCCGGCTTTAAGAGAGGAACTTAGTGCTGCCCCCAACGTAGACGCCTTTATCGAAATGGCGAAAGAACGGGGCTATGATTTTACTGTAGAAGAATGGCAAGAAATGACAGGGTTTTCGGTTGAAGAAGTTGAGGGTAAGTTGTCAGAAATTCCGGGGTTATAA
- a CDS encoding substrate-binding domain-containing protein, with the protein MVKGNPKGFLGRLFQQFRSVEGSRIFHRFKTIPGRFRAILLRFVPARLLWLFPFLQDELKQRAPSLDELKDRMAGKTKPGEGLEAEGGVVTEVVVPPGVKSLYPEYRCVRGNPLYCEWVQQTLLEQPGANYCTQCGFPTLLPPETKIRGRRGTYQIEGFLKNRGRGRLYQALQLPTRQPVVIREYLLPDRYFNVQESQLRKEAFVNLAGVTLADGRVQDFRLVSPWDAIADPRFERCYLVSQGALDTYPTLASYLAQTGAMTSYQVRQILEQVLQSLEFLHGQKFRLPSGLVQEGLTDGNISLDSLLIVPTFQGFFIYLCDLLLWEGRFDPPLLERPLISAKKDLQDLGYVAFYLLNGGTHDPVTLQPFNPRITKHWPLIQPVFKDYILSLIGIGTSSFETAEIARRALLQLPPESQIIPPFSQPVAEAEAKKKKRRWWRPRLLLLLLLLLLLGLLIWWLFGRNQPQTAMDTDPFPCCIQQVSGIPTGTFTYTAEAYGAWDYILEQPNLIAKDTTLAGELYQRQPKLELNYQPVPSWTDAIAQVREEEAEFAIATPLNPLGFALDTEEVAHDGLVVFVAFSYAQRENSLPAALNGQISFEQLRLLYTGEITNWQELGGPNLPVQLYVPPSDQAIELFKQRVLREDTNTSNIAEFEALLQQSNQPSRSFANLGRPPIIRTQTFETLRQVIRDFEGRNIGAIGFDSLSKVLGQCSVYPLAIVDGENDAISPLVQDNRQPITPNIDLCNAKGSYGANVEAFISQTYPLAYPLAVIYPRDNSRPPIGTKFAEILRTEQGQCLLSKTGLVPLRPYLDSTFCTQELESAEPDNG; encoded by the coding sequence ATGGTTAAGGGTAACCCAAAAGGATTTCTGGGACGTTTATTTCAACAATTTCGCAGCGTTGAAGGAAGTCGGATTTTCCATCGCTTCAAGACGATCCCAGGTCGCTTTCGAGCCATCCTACTGCGGTTCGTCCCAGCGCGGTTACTTTGGTTATTTCCATTCCTACAAGATGAACTGAAACAGCGTGCGCCGAGTTTAGATGAACTCAAAGATCGCATGGCGGGTAAAACGAAACCCGGTGAAGGATTAGAAGCCGAAGGTGGCGTGGTGACAGAAGTCGTCGTTCCGCCAGGGGTAAAATCCCTCTATCCGGAGTATCGCTGTGTTCGGGGAAATCCCCTTTACTGTGAATGGGTGCAACAAACCCTGCTCGAACAACCTGGTGCCAACTATTGTACTCAATGTGGATTTCCGACGCTGTTACCGCCAGAAACAAAGATTCGCGGGCGTCGGGGAACCTATCAAATTGAAGGCTTCCTCAAAAATCGGGGTAGAGGTCGTCTTTATCAAGCCCTGCAACTCCCGACTCGTCAACCCGTAGTGATTCGAGAATACCTCCTGCCCGATCGCTATTTTAATGTCCAAGAAAGTCAGTTACGCAAAGAAGCCTTTGTCAATCTTGCTGGTGTCACCTTGGCTGATGGGCGGGTGCAAGACTTTCGCCTCGTCTCTCCCTGGGACGCGATCGCAGATCCCCGGTTTGAACGCTGCTATTTAGTCAGCCAAGGGGCATTAGATACCTATCCTACCCTAGCCAGTTACTTGGCACAAACCGGGGCGATGACCAGTTATCAGGTGCGACAAATCCTGGAACAAGTCCTGCAAAGTTTAGAATTTCTCCATGGACAAAAATTTCGTCTCCCGTCGGGTTTAGTCCAAGAGGGACTCACCGATGGCAATATCAGTTTAGATAGTTTACTGATTGTTCCTACTTTCCAAGGCTTTTTTATCTATTTGTGTGACCTTCTCTTGTGGGAAGGACGATTTGATCCGCCCTTACTCGAACGTCCTTTAATCTCTGCAAAGAAGGATTTACAAGACTTGGGGTATGTGGCATTTTATCTCTTAAACGGCGGTACTCATGATCCGGTTACGCTTCAACCCTTTAATCCACGGATTACCAAGCATTGGCCCCTAATCCAACCCGTGTTTAAAGACTATATTTTATCCCTAATTGGCATTGGCACCTCATCCTTTGAAACCGCCGAAATTGCCCGCCGCGCTTTATTACAATTGCCCCCTGAATCACAAATTATCCCCCCCTTCTCCCAACCCGTAGCCGAAGCCGAGGCGAAGAAAAAGAAACGGCGGTGGTGGCGTCCTCGCTTATTATTGCTGCTTTTGCTACTCCTGTTGTTGGGATTATTAATCTGGTGGCTATTCGGCAGAAATCAACCCCAAACCGCGATGGACACCGACCCATTTCCCTGCTGTATTCAACAGGTATCCGGGATTCCCACAGGAACATTTACCTATACAGCAGAAGCATACGGAGCGTGGGATTATATCCTAGAGCAACCCAATTTAATTGCCAAGGATACCACCTTGGCAGGTGAATTGTACCAACGTCAACCGAAATTAGAGTTAAACTATCAACCTGTACCCTCTTGGACAGACGCGATCGCCCAGGTTCGGGAGGAGGAGGCGGAGTTTGCGATCGCGACTCCCCTGAATCCCCTAGGATTTGCCTTAGACACAGAAGAAGTGGCTCATGATGGCTTAGTTGTCTTTGTCGCCTTCAGTTATGCACAACGGGAAAACAGCTTACCCGCCGCCTTAAATGGGCAAATTAGCTTTGAGCAATTACGCTTACTTTACACCGGAGAAATTACCAATTGGCAAGAATTAGGAGGACCCAATCTCCCGGTTCAACTCTATGTTCCTCCCAGTGATCAAGCCATTGAACTGTTTAAGCAGCGGGTTCTGCGAGAGGATACGAATACGAGTAATATTGCCGAATTTGAAGCACTTCTGCAACAAAGTAACCAACCGAGTCGCTCATTTGCCAATTTAGGTCGTCCACCGATTATTCGCACCCAAACCTTTGAGACACTGCGACAAGTGATTCGGGATTTTGAAGGGCGAAACATTGGCGCGATCGGATTTGATTCTTTGAGTAAAGTATTAGGACAATGTTCAGTCTATCCCCTAGCCATCGTGGACGGAGAAAATGATGCGATTTCCCCCTTAGTACAAGATAACCGACAACCGATTACTCCGAACATAGACTTATGTAATGCTAAAGGGAGTTATGGTGCCAATGTGGAGGCATTTATTAGTCAAACCTATCCCTTAGCCTATCCCTTAGCTGTTATTTATCCGAGAGATAATAGCCGTCCCCCCATTGGCACAAAGTTTGCTGAAATTCTCAGAACTGAACAGGGGCAATGTTTATTGTCTAAAACCGGATTAGTCCCACTGCGACCCTATCTGGATTCTACATTCTGTACTCAGGAATTAGAAAGCGCTGAACCTGATAACGGATGA